GTGAAAAAATCTTTATCTGACATATTATTTAAGCCACTTCTTCAATGGTGCCTTTCATATAAAACTCATCTTCGCTCTTACTGTCATATTTACCTTCAAGAATTTCTTTAAAGCCTTTAATAGTATCACTTAAAGATACATATTTACCACTACGTCCGGTAAAGGTCTCAGCCACAAAGAAAGGTTGGGACAAAAATCTTTGGATCTTACGAGCGCGACTAACGGTAATCTTATCCTCAGCTGACAATTCTTCCATACCAAGAATAGCGATAATGTCTTGAAGGTCCTTATAACGCTGCAAAATCTTTTGTACCCCACGAGCTGTTTCATAATGCTCTTGTCCAACAACATCCGGAGATAAAATAGTAGAAGAAGAGTCTAGTGGGTCAACCGCGGGATATATACCCAACTCGGATAATCCTCTGGACAAAACTACGGTAGAGTCAAGATGTCCGAAGGTAGTAGCCGGTGCGGGATCGGTTACGTCATCAGCCGGAACATAAACGGCTTGAATGGAAGTAATGGAACCTTTATTAGTGGAAGTAATACGTTCTTGTAATTGTCCCATTTCAGTCGCCAACGTCGGCTGATAACCCACGGCTGAAGGCAATCTTCCAAGCAAAGCCGAAACTTCAGCACCGGCCTGAGTGAAACGGAAAATGTTGTCTATAAAGAATAAAACATCTTGACCTTGTTCATCTCTAAAGTACTCGGCCATACAAAGTCCAGTTAAAGCCACGCGAGCACGAGCTCCAGGTGGTTCATTCATCTGTCCAAAAACCATGGCCAGCTTGTCTATAACCTTAGCTTCTTTCATTTCATGATAAAGATCATTACCTTCACGAGTACGCTCTCCTACACCGGCAAACACTGAAACTCCACCATGAGCCTTAGCAATGTTATTGATCAACTCCTGGATAATTACCGTCTTACCAACACCAGCTCCACCAAATAAACCAACCTTACCACCCTTAAGAATAGGACAGATTAGGTCAATAACTTTAATGCCGGTTTCTAGAATCTCAGTCTTAATAGATTGTTCAGTAAATTCCGGGGCACTGCGGTGAATAGGATAAGTATGCTTAGCTTCAACTTTAGCTCCACCGTCTATAGTTTCTCCTAAAACATCAAAAATACGGCCCAACGTCTCTTGTCCAACTGGTACGGTAATGGGAGCTCCGCTATCTGTAACAATATCTCCGCGCTTTAAACCGTCGGTGGTGCTCATAGCCACTGTTCGTACCATATTACCACCCAAGTGTTGTGCAACTTCCAAAGTTAAAGAAGTTTGCCCGTTAGTTACGGTTAAGGCGTTATTAATATCCGGTAAATGTCCTGGGAAATGAACATCCGCCACCACTCCGATAATTTGCTTAATCTCACCCTGGTTATTTTTTAACATATTGATAGTTTTAAAATATAAAAGACAATTATTAAATTATTCAAGCGCCGCCACCCCGGCCGTAATTTCGGCAATCTCACCGGTAATGGAAGCTTGCCTGGCTTTGTTGTAGAACAAAGTCAATTCTCCAACCAAATCACCGGCCGCTTTAGTGGCCTGATGCATAGCGGACATACGAGCACTATGCTCCGAAGCGCTTGACTCAAGCATGGCTTGCAAAAGTTGGACTTCCACCAAACGAGGTGCCACGGTTTTTAACACTTCATGAGCCGAAGGCTCAAAAGTGTATTCATAAGACAAACCTTGTCCAGACAAATGTTTTTTCTCCTTAGACTCAAGCATCTCAGGAGTTAAACCAACTTTATCATCGCGGTCAAAAAGACCAAAAGCCCCATCAGTCGGACGAGTTTCAATCGGCAAAAGTTGCCTAATCCTCGGAGACTGTTTAACAGCGTTGATAAAATCAGTATAAGCTACTAGAACTTGATCATATTTCTTTTCAATAAAACCGTCCATAATAAACTTAGCCAAAGCGGTTACTGAAGAAGAATCAATTAAAGCTTCTTCTTTAGGAAAACGAGCAGATACCTCAAACTCGGAAGCTAGAACTTCTCCCTTACGCCCAACTAAGACCAAATCTGTTTTTGAATCATCTTGGCGAGCTGCTTGTTTTACTTCAGTTAATAAAGCAGAATTAAAACCACCACACAAACCGCGATTGGAAGTAATAACCACAATAGCCTGACGCTTCATCTCCTTGGGTTTTTCCAAAAGAGGATGAACACCTTGTCCATTTTTGGTTTCAGCTACGTGCAAAAGCGTTTCCCAACTTAAGTTGGCATAAGTTCTGGTAGCCAAAGCCGCTTCCACTGCTTTACGCATCTTGGCAGCCGCCACCATCTCCATCGCCCTGGTAATCTTTTTAGTACTGGCAACAGATTTTATTCTTCTTTGGATGTCTTTGGTTTTGGCCATATAAAATTAAACAATAAGGTAATCCACCGTAGTTTTATAATCAAGCACTGCTTGCTTTAAAGCTTCAACTGTTTCATCACTTAAAACTCCAGATTTTTCAATTTCAGCTAATAACTCACCATGAGACAAATTAAGGTAATGTCTTAAACCGTGTTCAAACTCTACAATTTTTTCCACTGGTACATTATCCAATTCTCCGGCAGTAGCGGCCCAGAAAATAACCGTCTGTTCAGCTACCGGCACCGGTGAATATTGAGGTTGTTTGAAGACTTCAAAAAGTCTCTTACCTCTCTCTAGTTTTCGTCTTGTTTCATCATCCAAATCTGAACCAAACTGGGAAAAGGCGGCTAACTCACGATACTGAGCCGCTTCTAAACGAAGTTGTCCGGCTACTTTTTTCATAGCCTTAATTTGGGCGGCTGAACCGACACGGGAAACAGATAAACCGGCGTTAATGGCTGGGCGAATACCTTGGTAGAATAGATCCGGCTCAAGATAAATCTGTCCATCGGTAATGGAAATGACGTTAGTTGGAATATAGGCGCTACTGTCTCCGGCTTGGGTTTCAATAATCGGCAAAGCGGTAATGGAGCCACCACCGTGTTCGCGATTAAGCTTACAAGCTCTTTCTAAAAGACGAGAGTGAAGATAGAAAACATCACCAGGATAAGCTTCACGTCCAGGAGGACGACGCAAAAGCAAGGCGATTTCTCGGTAAGCAACCGCGTGCTTAGATAAATCATCATAAACGATCAGGCTGTCTTTGCCTTGGTCTAAAAAGTATTCAGCCATAGCGCAACCGGCATAAGGAGCGATATACAAAAGAGGAGAAGGATCAGAAGCTCCGGCTAAAACTATAGTGGTGTATTCCATGGCTCCGGCTTCTTCTAATTTAGATAAAATACTAGCTACCTTAGATTCTTTTTGTCCAATGGCTACATAAATACAATTAATATTCTTACCTTTTTGGTTAATAATAGCATCAATGGCAATGGCAGTTTTTCCTACCTGACGATCTCCAATAATAAGCTCACGTTGTCCCCGTCCAATCGGTACCATAGCGTCAATGGATTTAATACCAGTTTGCAGAGGTTCATTAACAGATTGTCTGGTAATAACCCCAGGGGCTATTTTTTCCACCGGATAGTGCGCAGAGGCCGCTACCGCACCTTTTCCGTCCAAAGCCTCACCCAAAGGGTTAACTACTCTACCAACCACTCCCTCTCCCACTGGTACTTCAAGAATACGGCCCATAGGCTTAACTTCATCACCCTCCTTAACAAAACGACTATCGCCTAAAATAATAGCTCCAACTTCGTCTTCGCCCAAGTTAAGCGCTACGGCAGTAACCGAACCGTTTGAAGTTTTAATTTCAAGCATTTCCGACATTCTGGCTTCACTTAAGCCGGTAATGGCGGCAATACCATCGCCCAGACGAATAACTCGTCCAACCGAACTGCGAGTAGCTCCTTCCTCAAAAGAAGCAATACGCTCTTTAATCTGCTCTACTAAAAAATCTTTGGTTTGTGACATACAATTGATAATAATGATCTTAATGATTTAAAATTATTTTTATTTTAAATTAATTTAATTTAAACTTTTAATTCTCTTTCTACCGGAGCCAAGATAGCCTTCTTTAAGCTTAACAGCTTATGGCGTAAATCAGCCTCAATTACCTTATCCTCATATCTGATAATTACGCCTCCTAAAAGCTCTGGCTCTAAAACTTGCTCCCAAACAACTTCTTTAACTTTGGTTTGTTTTAAAACCGTTTCGGTAATAATCTTCATAGCTTCACTATCCATCTTATAGGCAGAAGATAACTTGGCTCTACATAAACCAGCCGCCAAATCGTTTTGTTTTTGCACTTCATTCATAATCGCCTCCAACCTCTTATAATCTCCCGATTTCTTTATCAGCCTAAGCCAACCGTCTATAATGGACGGGAAATCTTTATTTGGTCTTTCGGCCAAAATTTCTCGTAAGGCTTTAGCGTAA
This genomic window from Patescibacteria group bacterium contains:
- the atpD gene encoding F0F1 ATP synthase subunit beta, with translation MLKNNQGEIKQIIGVVADVHFPGHLPDINNALTVTNGQTSLTLEVAQHLGGNMVRTVAMSTTDGLKRGDIVTDSGAPITVPVGQETLGRIFDVLGETIDGGAKVEAKHTYPIHRSAPEFTEQSIKTEILETGIKVIDLICPILKGGKVGLFGGAGVGKTVIIQELINNIAKAHGGVSVFAGVGERTREGNDLYHEMKEAKVIDKLAMVFGQMNEPPGARARVALTGLCMAEYFRDEQGQDVLFFIDNIFRFTQAGAEVSALLGRLPSAVGYQPTLATEMGQLQERITSTNKGSITSIQAVYVPADDVTDPAPATTFGHLDSTVVLSRGLSELGIYPAVDPLDSSSTILSPDVVGQEHYETARGVQKILQRYKDLQDIIAILGMEELSAEDKITVSRARKIQRFLSQPFFVAETFTGRSGKYVSLSDTIKGFKEILEGKYDSKSEDEFYMKGTIEEVA
- the atpG gene encoding ATP synthase F1 subunit gamma codes for the protein MAKTKDIQRRIKSVASTKKITRAMEMVAAAKMRKAVEAALATRTYANLSWETLLHVAETKNGQGVHPLLEKPKEMKRQAIVVITSNRGLCGGFNSALLTEVKQAARQDDSKTDLVLVGRKGEVLASEFEVSARFPKEEALIDSSSVTALAKFIMDGFIEKKYDQVLVAYTDFINAVKQSPRIRQLLPIETRPTDGAFGLFDRDDKVGLTPEMLESKEKKHLSGQGLSYEYTFEPSAHEVLKTVAPRLVEVQLLQAMLESSASEHSARMSAMHQATKAAGDLVGELTLFYNKARQASITGEIAEITAGVAALE
- the atpA gene encoding F0F1 ATP synthase subunit alpha, whose protein sequence is MSQTKDFLVEQIKERIASFEEGATRSSVGRVIRLGDGIAAITGLSEARMSEMLEIKTSNGSVTAVALNLGEDEVGAIILGDSRFVKEGDEVKPMGRILEVPVGEGVVGRVVNPLGEALDGKGAVAASAHYPVEKIAPGVITRQSVNEPLQTGIKSIDAMVPIGRGQRELIIGDRQVGKTAIAIDAIINQKGKNINCIYVAIGQKESKVASILSKLEEAGAMEYTTIVLAGASDPSPLLYIAPYAGCAMAEYFLDQGKDSLIVYDDLSKHAVAYREIALLLRRPPGREAYPGDVFYLHSRLLERACKLNREHGGGSITALPIIETQAGDSSAYIPTNVISITDGQIYLEPDLFYQGIRPAINAGLSVSRVGSAAQIKAMKKVAGQLRLEAAQYRELAAFSQFGSDLDDETRRKLERGKRLFEVFKQPQYSPVPVAEQTVIFWAATAGELDNVPVEKIVEFEHGLRHYLNLSHGELLAEIEKSGVLSDETVEALKQAVLDYKTTVDYLIV
- a CDS encoding F0F1 ATP synthase subunit delta, whose product is MSYPSSVYAKALREILAERPNKDFPSIIDGWLRLIKKSGDYKRLEAIMNEVQKQNDLAAGLCRAKLSSAYKMDSEAMKIITETVLKQTKVKEVVWEQVLEPELLGGVIIRYEDKVIEADLRHKLLSLKKAILAPVERELKV